A part of Dasypus novemcinctus isolate mDasNov1 chromosome 7, mDasNov1.1.hap2, whole genome shotgun sequence genomic DNA contains:
- the TFPI gene encoding tissue factor pathway inhibitor isoform X3 codes for MKADNGPCRAMITRFFFNIHTQQCEDFIYGGCEGNQNQFESLEECKEKCIIDYPKEISKVKLQKEKPEFCFLEEDAGICRGYITRYFYNNQSKQCERFKYGGCLGNPNNFESLEECEKICKATLDDFQVDDSRTQHDAVKNNTLTSQTTNVSRLWEYHGPSWCQGPADRGLCHANINRYYFNSIIGKCRPFKYSGCGGNENNFTSKKACLKTCKKGFTKRISKGLIKNKQK; via the exons ATGAAGGCAGATAATGGCCCATGCAGAGCAATGAtaacaagattttttttcaatattcacaCTCAACAATGTGAAGACTTTATATATGGAGGATGTGAAGGAAATCAGAATCAATTTGAAAGTCTGGAAGAATGCAAAGAAAAGTGTATAATAG ATTACCCAAAGGAGATTTCAAAAGTGAAATTACAAAAAG AAAAGCCAGaattctgttttttggaagaagaTGCTGGAATCTGCCGAGGTTACATTACCAGATATTTCTATAACAATCAGTCAAAACAATGTGAACGTTTCAAGTACGGTGGGTGCCTAGGCAATCCAAACAACTTTGAATCATTGGAAGAGTGTGAAAAGATATGTAAGGCTACAT TGGATGATTTTCAGGTGGATGATTCTAGAACTCAGCATGATGCTGTGAAGAATAACACCTTGACTTCCCAAACTACTAATGTTTCCAGGCTTTGGG AATATCATGGTCCTTCATGGTGTCAGGGCCCAGCAGACAGAGGACTGTGTCATGCCAACATTAACAGATACTACTTCAATTCAATCATTGGGAAATGCCGCCCATTTAAGTACAGTGGATGTGGGGGGAACGAAAACAATTTTACTTCTAAAAAGGCATGTCTCAAAACATGTAAAAAAG GTTtcaccaaaagaatatcaaaaggATTAattaagaacaaacaaaaatga